A stretch of Arachis hypogaea cultivar Tifrunner chromosome 15, arahy.Tifrunner.gnm2.J5K5, whole genome shotgun sequence DNA encodes these proteins:
- the LOC112751764 gene encoding homeobox-leucine zipper protein HDG1 isoform X2, translating into MPGFSAFELPLSSPLISMSKQNFPTLSFSNREMMEGHSELGLIGDHFDGGLLGRIKEDGYESRSGSDNFEGASGDDQEAANDQPKRKKKYHRHTPHQTQELEAFFKDCNHPDEKQRADLSRRLGLENKQVKFWFQNRRTQMKTQIERHENMILKQENERLRAENSVMREAMANPMCNNCGGTAIPGQISFDEHQIRIENARLKDELNRICALANKFLGRPISSLASPMSLPASNSGLELGIGRNGFSGGSSGLGMSMGLDFGDFSGGTLPAISGIRSPMGLMGNEIHAERSMLLELALVAMDELIKMAQADSPLWIKMDGGKEILNQEEYARMSSFISPTSPGYVTEASRETGVVIINSSALVETMMDPERWSEMFPSMVSRAITLDVIASGMGGSRNGSLQVMQAEIQLLSPLVPVRQLSFLRFCKQHAEGLWAVVDASIDAGRNFKRLPSGFLVQDTPNGFSKITWVEHSQYDESLIHQLYRPLIASGLGFGAPRWIATLQRQCECLAIHMSSSIPSEDATAISPAGRRSMLKLAQRMANNFFSGICLSSSQKWDTHHLGNVGDEIKVMTRKNIDVPGEPPSIVLCAATSVWMPVSRQRVFDFLRDERMRGEWVILSAIGQMKEMLRISKGQVDGNSLSVLRANANNGGESSNNTLFLQETWNDTSCSALLYSPVEVESLKVVMSGGDSTYVALIPSGFTIHPDGHSGTQDGDDGGSSGCLLTVGLQILLNSLPTAKLTAESVETVNDLITGTIQKIKASLGVA; encoded by the exons ATGCCTGGTTTCTCAGCTTTTGAGTTACCTCTTTCTTCTCCTCTCATTTCAATGTCAAAGCAAAATTTCCCTACCTTGTCTTTCTCCAAT AGGGAAATGATGGAGGGCCACAGTGAACTTGGTCTTATTGGAGATCATTTTGACGGCGGTTTGCTGGGCAGGATTAAGGAGGATGGGTATGAAAGCCGGTCCGGTAGCGACAATTTCGAAGGTGCATCTGGTGATGATCAAGAGGCTGCTAATGATCAgccaaagaggaagaagaaataccACAGGCACACTCCTCACCAAACTCAGGAGCTTGAAGC TTTCTTCAAGGATTGTAATCATCCTGATGAGAAGCAAAGGGCAGATCTTAGTAGAAGGCTTGGCTTGGAGAATAAGCAAGTCAAGTTCTGGTTTCAAAATCGACGAACCCAAATGAAG ACTCAAATCGAGCGCCATGAGAACATGATTCTTAAGCAGGAAAATGAGAGGCTCCGAGCTGAGAACAGTGTGATGAGGGAAGCTATGGCAAACCCAATGTGCAACAACTGTGGTGGAACAGCCATTCCAGGACAAATTTCATTTGATGAGCATCAGATTAGAATTGAAAATGCTCGGTTGAAGGATGAATTGAACCGTATATGTGCCTTGGCAAACAAGTTTCTCGGCAGGCCAATCTCATCATTGGCCAGCCCCATGTCCTTGCCTGCCTCGAATTCTGGTCTAGAGCTGGGTATTGGCAGGAATGGTTTTAGTGGTGGTTCAAGCGGTCTTGGCATGTCAATGGGGCTTGATTTTGGGGACTTTTCAGGGGGCACTCTGCCTGCGATTTCCGGGATTAGATCACCGATGGGGTTGATGGGAAATGAAATCCATGCGGAGAGATCTATGCTATTGGAACTTGCATTAGTGGCTATGGACGAATTAATCAAGATGGCTCAGGCAGATAGCCCACTTTGGATTAAGATGGATGGCGGGAAGGAAATTCTGAACCAAGAAGAGTATGCAAGaatgtcttcttttatttctcCAACATCTCCGGGATATGTAACTGAAGCTTCGAGAGAAACCGGTGTAGTAATAATCAACAGTTCAGCCCTCGTTGAAACAATGATGGACCCG GAACGATGGTCGGAGATGTTTCCTTCTATGGTTTCTAGAGCTATAACCCTTGATGTTATAGCTAGTGGCATGGGTGGATCAAGAAATGGATCTTTGCAAGTG ATGCAAGCGGAGATTCAATTGCTTTCGCCACTTGTTCCTGTTCGTCAATTGAGCTTCCTCAGGTTTTGCAAGCAGCATGCAGAAGGGTTGTGGGCAGTGGTAGATGCTTCAATTGATGCTGGTCGCAATTTTAAGAGGCTTCCATCAGGCTTTCTTGTGCAAGATACACCAAACGGTTTCTCAAAG ATTACTTGGGTTGAGCATTCCCAATATGATGAGAGTCTCATTCACCAACTGTATCGGCCGTTGATTGCTTCCGGCCTCGGCTTCGGCGCTCCTAGATGGATTGCCACTCTCCAAAGGCAGTGTGAATGTTTGGCAATACACATGTCCTCTTCAATCCCAAGCGAGGACGCCACAGCCATAAGCCCAGCTGGTAGGAGAAGCATGCTGAAGCTTGCGCAACGCATGGCTAATAACTTCTTTTCCGGGATTTGTCTGTCTTCATCGCAAAAATGGGACACACACCATCTCGGCAATGTTGGTGATGAGATCAAAGTCATGACCCGGAAAAACATTGATGTCCCCGGTGAGCCCCCTAGCATAGTCTTGTGTGCGGCCACTTCAGTTTGGATGCCGGTGTCGCGGCAGAGGGTGTTTGACTTCTTGCGTGACGAACGGATGAGAGGGGAGTGGGTCATCTTATCCGCCATTGGACAAATGAAGGAGATGCTTCGCATTTCtaaaggacaagttgatggaaaTTCCTTATCGGTCCTTCGTGCTAAT GCTAATAATGGGGGCGAGAGCAGCAACAACACGCTGTTTTTGCAGGAGACATGGAACGATACCTCGTGCTCGGCGTTGCTGTATTCGCCGGTCGAGGTGGAATCGTTGAAAGTGGTAATGAGTGGAGGAGATTCCACATATGTTGCTCTCATCCCTTCAGGCTTTACCATTCATCCGGATGGTCATTCCGGCACACAAGACGGAGATGACGGTGGCAGTTCCGGATGCCTGCTCACAGTTGGGCTACAGATATTGCTGAACAGCCTCCCCACGGCCAAGCTCACGGCGGAGTCGGTCGAAACCGTGAACGACCTCATCACAGGCACCATTCAGAAGATCAAAGCTTCACTAGGAGTTGCATAG
- the LOC112751764 gene encoding homeobox-leucine zipper protein HDG1 isoform X1, producing MPGFSAFELPLSSPLISMSKQNFPTLSFSNQREMMEGHSELGLIGDHFDGGLLGRIKEDGYESRSGSDNFEGASGDDQEAANDQPKRKKKYHRHTPHQTQELEAFFKDCNHPDEKQRADLSRRLGLENKQVKFWFQNRRTQMKTQIERHENMILKQENERLRAENSVMREAMANPMCNNCGGTAIPGQISFDEHQIRIENARLKDELNRICALANKFLGRPISSLASPMSLPASNSGLELGIGRNGFSGGSSGLGMSMGLDFGDFSGGTLPAISGIRSPMGLMGNEIHAERSMLLELALVAMDELIKMAQADSPLWIKMDGGKEILNQEEYARMSSFISPTSPGYVTEASRETGVVIINSSALVETMMDPERWSEMFPSMVSRAITLDVIASGMGGSRNGSLQVMQAEIQLLSPLVPVRQLSFLRFCKQHAEGLWAVVDASIDAGRNFKRLPSGFLVQDTPNGFSKITWVEHSQYDESLIHQLYRPLIASGLGFGAPRWIATLQRQCECLAIHMSSSIPSEDATAISPAGRRSMLKLAQRMANNFFSGICLSSSQKWDTHHLGNVGDEIKVMTRKNIDVPGEPPSIVLCAATSVWMPVSRQRVFDFLRDERMRGEWVILSAIGQMKEMLRISKGQVDGNSLSVLRANANNGGESSNNTLFLQETWNDTSCSALLYSPVEVESLKVVMSGGDSTYVALIPSGFTIHPDGHSGTQDGDDGGSSGCLLTVGLQILLNSLPTAKLTAESVETVNDLITGTIQKIKASLGVA from the exons ATGCCTGGTTTCTCAGCTTTTGAGTTACCTCTTTCTTCTCCTCTCATTTCAATGTCAAAGCAAAATTTCCCTACCTTGTCTTTCTCCAAT CAGAGGGAAATGATGGAGGGCCACAGTGAACTTGGTCTTATTGGAGATCATTTTGACGGCGGTTTGCTGGGCAGGATTAAGGAGGATGGGTATGAAAGCCGGTCCGGTAGCGACAATTTCGAAGGTGCATCTGGTGATGATCAAGAGGCTGCTAATGATCAgccaaagaggaagaagaaataccACAGGCACACTCCTCACCAAACTCAGGAGCTTGAAGC TTTCTTCAAGGATTGTAATCATCCTGATGAGAAGCAAAGGGCAGATCTTAGTAGAAGGCTTGGCTTGGAGAATAAGCAAGTCAAGTTCTGGTTTCAAAATCGACGAACCCAAATGAAG ACTCAAATCGAGCGCCATGAGAACATGATTCTTAAGCAGGAAAATGAGAGGCTCCGAGCTGAGAACAGTGTGATGAGGGAAGCTATGGCAAACCCAATGTGCAACAACTGTGGTGGAACAGCCATTCCAGGACAAATTTCATTTGATGAGCATCAGATTAGAATTGAAAATGCTCGGTTGAAGGATGAATTGAACCGTATATGTGCCTTGGCAAACAAGTTTCTCGGCAGGCCAATCTCATCATTGGCCAGCCCCATGTCCTTGCCTGCCTCGAATTCTGGTCTAGAGCTGGGTATTGGCAGGAATGGTTTTAGTGGTGGTTCAAGCGGTCTTGGCATGTCAATGGGGCTTGATTTTGGGGACTTTTCAGGGGGCACTCTGCCTGCGATTTCCGGGATTAGATCACCGATGGGGTTGATGGGAAATGAAATCCATGCGGAGAGATCTATGCTATTGGAACTTGCATTAGTGGCTATGGACGAATTAATCAAGATGGCTCAGGCAGATAGCCCACTTTGGATTAAGATGGATGGCGGGAAGGAAATTCTGAACCAAGAAGAGTATGCAAGaatgtcttcttttatttctcCAACATCTCCGGGATATGTAACTGAAGCTTCGAGAGAAACCGGTGTAGTAATAATCAACAGTTCAGCCCTCGTTGAAACAATGATGGACCCG GAACGATGGTCGGAGATGTTTCCTTCTATGGTTTCTAGAGCTATAACCCTTGATGTTATAGCTAGTGGCATGGGTGGATCAAGAAATGGATCTTTGCAAGTG ATGCAAGCGGAGATTCAATTGCTTTCGCCACTTGTTCCTGTTCGTCAATTGAGCTTCCTCAGGTTTTGCAAGCAGCATGCAGAAGGGTTGTGGGCAGTGGTAGATGCTTCAATTGATGCTGGTCGCAATTTTAAGAGGCTTCCATCAGGCTTTCTTGTGCAAGATACACCAAACGGTTTCTCAAAG ATTACTTGGGTTGAGCATTCCCAATATGATGAGAGTCTCATTCACCAACTGTATCGGCCGTTGATTGCTTCCGGCCTCGGCTTCGGCGCTCCTAGATGGATTGCCACTCTCCAAAGGCAGTGTGAATGTTTGGCAATACACATGTCCTCTTCAATCCCAAGCGAGGACGCCACAGCCATAAGCCCAGCTGGTAGGAGAAGCATGCTGAAGCTTGCGCAACGCATGGCTAATAACTTCTTTTCCGGGATTTGTCTGTCTTCATCGCAAAAATGGGACACACACCATCTCGGCAATGTTGGTGATGAGATCAAAGTCATGACCCGGAAAAACATTGATGTCCCCGGTGAGCCCCCTAGCATAGTCTTGTGTGCGGCCACTTCAGTTTGGATGCCGGTGTCGCGGCAGAGGGTGTTTGACTTCTTGCGTGACGAACGGATGAGAGGGGAGTGGGTCATCTTATCCGCCATTGGACAAATGAAGGAGATGCTTCGCATTTCtaaaggacaagttgatggaaaTTCCTTATCGGTCCTTCGTGCTAAT GCTAATAATGGGGGCGAGAGCAGCAACAACACGCTGTTTTTGCAGGAGACATGGAACGATACCTCGTGCTCGGCGTTGCTGTATTCGCCGGTCGAGGTGGAATCGTTGAAAGTGGTAATGAGTGGAGGAGATTCCACATATGTTGCTCTCATCCCTTCAGGCTTTACCATTCATCCGGATGGTCATTCCGGCACACAAGACGGAGATGACGGTGGCAGTTCCGGATGCCTGCTCACAGTTGGGCTACAGATATTGCTGAACAGCCTCCCCACGGCCAAGCTCACGGCGGAGTCGGTCGAAACCGTGAACGACCTCATCACAGGCACCATTCAGAAGATCAAAGCTTCACTAGGAGTTGCATAG
- the LOC112751764 gene encoding homeobox-leucine zipper protein ANTHOCYANINLESS 2 isoform X3, translating to MMEGHSELGLIGDHFDGGLLGRIKEDGYESRSGSDNFEGASGDDQEAANDQPKRKKKYHRHTPHQTQELEAFFKDCNHPDEKQRADLSRRLGLENKQVKFWFQNRRTQMKTQIERHENMILKQENERLRAENSVMREAMANPMCNNCGGTAIPGQISFDEHQIRIENARLKDELNRICALANKFLGRPISSLASPMSLPASNSGLELGIGRNGFSGGSSGLGMSMGLDFGDFSGGTLPAISGIRSPMGLMGNEIHAERSMLLELALVAMDELIKMAQADSPLWIKMDGGKEILNQEEYARMSSFISPTSPGYVTEASRETGVVIINSSALVETMMDPERWSEMFPSMVSRAITLDVIASGMGGSRNGSLQVMQAEIQLLSPLVPVRQLSFLRFCKQHAEGLWAVVDASIDAGRNFKRLPSGFLVQDTPNGFSKITWVEHSQYDESLIHQLYRPLIASGLGFGAPRWIATLQRQCECLAIHMSSSIPSEDATAISPAGRRSMLKLAQRMANNFFSGICLSSSQKWDTHHLGNVGDEIKVMTRKNIDVPGEPPSIVLCAATSVWMPVSRQRVFDFLRDERMRGEWVILSAIGQMKEMLRISKGQVDGNSLSVLRANANNGGESSNNTLFLQETWNDTSCSALLYSPVEVESLKVVMSGGDSTYVALIPSGFTIHPDGHSGTQDGDDGGSSGCLLTVGLQILLNSLPTAKLTAESVETVNDLITGTIQKIKASLGVA from the exons ATGATGGAGGGCCACAGTGAACTTGGTCTTATTGGAGATCATTTTGACGGCGGTTTGCTGGGCAGGATTAAGGAGGATGGGTATGAAAGCCGGTCCGGTAGCGACAATTTCGAAGGTGCATCTGGTGATGATCAAGAGGCTGCTAATGATCAgccaaagaggaagaagaaataccACAGGCACACTCCTCACCAAACTCAGGAGCTTGAAGC TTTCTTCAAGGATTGTAATCATCCTGATGAGAAGCAAAGGGCAGATCTTAGTAGAAGGCTTGGCTTGGAGAATAAGCAAGTCAAGTTCTGGTTTCAAAATCGACGAACCCAAATGAAG ACTCAAATCGAGCGCCATGAGAACATGATTCTTAAGCAGGAAAATGAGAGGCTCCGAGCTGAGAACAGTGTGATGAGGGAAGCTATGGCAAACCCAATGTGCAACAACTGTGGTGGAACAGCCATTCCAGGACAAATTTCATTTGATGAGCATCAGATTAGAATTGAAAATGCTCGGTTGAAGGATGAATTGAACCGTATATGTGCCTTGGCAAACAAGTTTCTCGGCAGGCCAATCTCATCATTGGCCAGCCCCATGTCCTTGCCTGCCTCGAATTCTGGTCTAGAGCTGGGTATTGGCAGGAATGGTTTTAGTGGTGGTTCAAGCGGTCTTGGCATGTCAATGGGGCTTGATTTTGGGGACTTTTCAGGGGGCACTCTGCCTGCGATTTCCGGGATTAGATCACCGATGGGGTTGATGGGAAATGAAATCCATGCGGAGAGATCTATGCTATTGGAACTTGCATTAGTGGCTATGGACGAATTAATCAAGATGGCTCAGGCAGATAGCCCACTTTGGATTAAGATGGATGGCGGGAAGGAAATTCTGAACCAAGAAGAGTATGCAAGaatgtcttcttttatttctcCAACATCTCCGGGATATGTAACTGAAGCTTCGAGAGAAACCGGTGTAGTAATAATCAACAGTTCAGCCCTCGTTGAAACAATGATGGACCCG GAACGATGGTCGGAGATGTTTCCTTCTATGGTTTCTAGAGCTATAACCCTTGATGTTATAGCTAGTGGCATGGGTGGATCAAGAAATGGATCTTTGCAAGTG ATGCAAGCGGAGATTCAATTGCTTTCGCCACTTGTTCCTGTTCGTCAATTGAGCTTCCTCAGGTTTTGCAAGCAGCATGCAGAAGGGTTGTGGGCAGTGGTAGATGCTTCAATTGATGCTGGTCGCAATTTTAAGAGGCTTCCATCAGGCTTTCTTGTGCAAGATACACCAAACGGTTTCTCAAAG ATTACTTGGGTTGAGCATTCCCAATATGATGAGAGTCTCATTCACCAACTGTATCGGCCGTTGATTGCTTCCGGCCTCGGCTTCGGCGCTCCTAGATGGATTGCCACTCTCCAAAGGCAGTGTGAATGTTTGGCAATACACATGTCCTCTTCAATCCCAAGCGAGGACGCCACAGCCATAAGCCCAGCTGGTAGGAGAAGCATGCTGAAGCTTGCGCAACGCATGGCTAATAACTTCTTTTCCGGGATTTGTCTGTCTTCATCGCAAAAATGGGACACACACCATCTCGGCAATGTTGGTGATGAGATCAAAGTCATGACCCGGAAAAACATTGATGTCCCCGGTGAGCCCCCTAGCATAGTCTTGTGTGCGGCCACTTCAGTTTGGATGCCGGTGTCGCGGCAGAGGGTGTTTGACTTCTTGCGTGACGAACGGATGAGAGGGGAGTGGGTCATCTTATCCGCCATTGGACAAATGAAGGAGATGCTTCGCATTTCtaaaggacaagttgatggaaaTTCCTTATCGGTCCTTCGTGCTAAT GCTAATAATGGGGGCGAGAGCAGCAACAACACGCTGTTTTTGCAGGAGACATGGAACGATACCTCGTGCTCGGCGTTGCTGTATTCGCCGGTCGAGGTGGAATCGTTGAAAGTGGTAATGAGTGGAGGAGATTCCACATATGTTGCTCTCATCCCTTCAGGCTTTACCATTCATCCGGATGGTCATTCCGGCACACAAGACGGAGATGACGGTGGCAGTTCCGGATGCCTGCTCACAGTTGGGCTACAGATATTGCTGAACAGCCTCCCCACGGCCAAGCTCACGGCGGAGTCGGTCGAAACCGTGAACGACCTCATCACAGGCACCATTCAGAAGATCAAAGCTTCACTAGGAGTTGCATAG
- the LOC112751765 gene encoding protein ROOT PRIMORDIUM DEFECTIVE 1 yields MRTFIVHSSKLIRSKIENIPMIQHQHQHHHHPNFNPTRAMSQSTSIPKKMQRVRDHGYDNYMEVEKKTRKVLKVQNIILNEHNQSLPISRLETLAHRIGFTRNTVGAFILKFPHVFEIFEHPVQRVLFCRLTRQAILQIKQENEALLAQVPRAVTCLRKLLMMSNTQRLRLEHVRIARSALGLPDDFEFSVVLRYPQFFRLVDSNERRNKYIELVEREPSLAVCAIENVRERIYRERGGDAEDVRFSFLIDFPPGFKIGKYFKIAMWKWQRLPYWSPYEDVSGFDLRSIEAQKRMEKRAVASIHELLSLTVEKKITLERIAHFRQAMNLPNKLKDFLLQHQGIFYVSTRGNQGKLHTVFLREAYRKGELIEPNDLYLARRKLAELVLLSPRKARIDRELVGYRRSRLDDEMGQIARVAVEDPCEDFKDGDVMDQDKDEEGNLTSDIGSDVDSDVGDEDNSFDEDSVSRQETS; encoded by the coding sequence ATGCGAACCTTCATCGTACACAGCTCCAAGCTCATCAGAAGCAAGATCGAAAATATCCCTATGATTCAGCATCAGCATCAGCATCACCATCATCCGAATTTCAATCCCACGCGAGCAATGTCGCAATCCACCTCGATCCCGAAGAAAATGCAGAGGGTTCGCGACCACGGCTACGACAATTACATGGAAGTCGAGAAGAAGACGCGGAAGGTCCTCAAGGTCCAGAACATCATCCTCAACGAGCACAACCAATCGCTCCCAATCTCGCGCCTCGAAACCCTAGCGCACCGCATAGGCTTCACGCGCAACACAGTCGGTGCTTTCATCCTCAAGTTCCCTCACGTCTTCGAAATCTTCGAGCACCCCGTGCAGCGCGTGCTCTTCTGCCGCCTCACGCGCCAGGCAATCCTCCAAATCAAGCAGGAGAACGAAGCATTGCTCGCGCAGGTTCCACGCGCCGTCACGTGCCTCCGCAAGCTTCTCATGATGTCGAACACGCAGCGGCTTCGCCTCGAGCACGTGAGGATCGCACGCTCCGCTCTAGGGTTACCGGACGACTTCGAATTCTCGGTGGTTCTAAGGTATCCCCAATTTTTTCGCTTAGTTGATTCAAATGAGAGAAGGAACAAGTACATTGAGCTTGTAGAAAGAGAACCTAGTTTAGCAGTCTGTGCAATTGAGAATGTTAGAGAGAGAATTTACAGGGAGAGAGGTGGTGATGCTGAAGATGTTAGGTTCTCATTTCTAATTGATTTTCCACCAGGTTTTAAGATTGGGAAGTATTTTAAGATTGCAATGTGGAAGTGGCAGAGGTTACCTTATTGGTCCCCTTATGAGGATGTTTCTGGCTTTGATTTGAGGTCGATTGAGGCGCAAAAGAGGATGGAGAAGAGGGCTGTTGCCTCAATCCACGAGTTGTTGTCATTGACCGTGGAGAAGAAGATTACCTTGGAGAGGATCGCACACTTCCGGCAGGCGATGAACCTGCCGAATAAGTTGAAGGATTTCCTTCTCCAGCACCAGGGGATTTTCTACGTGTCGACAAGGGGGAACCAGGGGAAGCTCCACACGGTTTTCCTGCGAGAGGCTTATAGGAAGGGTGAGTTGATTGAGCCAAATGATCTGTATTTGGCGCGGAGGAAGCTGGCTGAGTTGGTCTTGTTGAGCCCCCGGAAGGCGAGGATTGACAGGGAATTGGTTGGATACAGGAGAAGCAGGTTGGATGATGAGATGGGGCAGATAGCAAGGGTAGCTGTGGAGGATCCTTGTGAGGACTTCAAGGATGGAGATGTAATGGATCAGGATAAGGATGAAGAGGGCAATTTGACCTCAGACATAGGTTCAGATGTTGATTCGGATGTTGGAGATGAAGACAATAGTTTTGATGAAGATAGTGTATCAAGGCAAGAAACATCATAA